The Thermotoga caldifontis AZM44c09 genomic interval AAGATGGGACGGCAATGGATATCCAGACGGCCTGCTCGGTGAAGAGATTCCCATTGGCTCCAGGATCATAAGCATCGCTGACGCATTCGAAGCGATGACTTCAGACAGACCTTACAGGAAAGCACTGAGCATTGAGAAAGCAGTGTCTGAACTTCTGGACAACGTCGCTAAACAGTTCGACCCGGATTTGGTCAAAATCTTTCTTGAAATACTCGCCGAAGAAGGGGTGATCGTTCTTGAAAGGTGAAAAGTCTCGCGTGGCCCTGTCCATGTTCTTCATCGTGATACTCATCGTCCTTCTGAACGCCGATCAAATGGTGATGTCTCCGAACATAGGCAAGATCGAGGAAGAGTTCGGTGTGGACGATGCACAGATAGGGCTCGTCGGTGCGGTGTTCACCGTGATAGGTGCGGTGATCAGCCTTGTGTGGGGTTATTTCGCGGACAGATACAGTCGAAAACGCCTGCTGATCTATTCCATACTCGTTGGGGAAATTCCTTGCTTCATGACGGCGTTCTCCATGAATTTCGGACAGTTCTTCTTCTGGAGAATACTCACAGGCATCGGTGTCGGTGCGTCCTTCCCGATCGTTTTCTCCTTAATCGGTGACATGTTCGATGAAGTGAACCGCGCCAAAGTTGCGGCACTCATGGGCGCGGCGATCAGTGTCGGGAACATTCTGGGCATGATCGTGGGCGGTTTCGTGGGTCCTACCTTCGGATGGCGCATACCTTTCGTGCTGGTCTCACTGCCGAACGTGGTGCTGGCCATCGTGGCACTGTTCGTCCTTCAGGAACCTGCGAGAGGAGCCTTCGAAAAAGGCATAGGAGAGCTGGTCAGGGCGGGATACGCGTATCCCAAGATGCCGAAGCTCGAAGATTACGCCAAGCTCGTGAGGGTGAAGACGAATCTGCTTCTCTTCTTGCAAGGTATAGCTGGGACCATCCCCTGGGGTGCGATACCTTACTTTCTCGTCGAGTTCTTCAGAAGAGAAAGGGGACTCTCTGTGGAGCTCGCGACTCTCGTGTTCATCGTCTTCGGTGTCGGGAACATACTCGGTACCATCGTTGGTGGCTGGATCGGTGCGATGCTGTACAAAAGATCGAAATCCACCGTGCCTCTCTTCTGCAGTTTGACAACGGCGATCGGAGTCTGGTTGACGGTGCTGACATTCAGTTACTCGAACACCACCAACTCCGGGCTTTACGTTCTCATGCTGCTCGGATTGCTCGCCTCGCTCACCGACAGCCTCACCGGTCCAAACGTGAAGATGATGCTGCTGAACGTGAACGAGCCTCAGGATCGGGGCAGGATCTTTTCTATCTTCAACCTCACCGATTCCTTGGGTACGGGTATCGGAAGATGGATAGGTGGCTTGCTGTCCGTCGGGCTCGGGTCTCTCGGTGCAGCGATGAAGGTTTCGGCGTACTTCTGGCTGATCTGTTCTTTCTTCCTTTTCCTACTCGTTTTCAAATTCGCCAAGGACGTCGAATCGCTCGAGTCTCGCATGGAACTTCTGGCCCAACAGATGAAGGGATGAGGGGGTGTGAAAGATGTTTCCAAAGGATTTTCTCTTCGGAGCGTCGATGTCAGGTTTTCAGGTCGAGATGGGTTACGCGAAGGGCGATACCGATGCCAACACGGACTGGTTCGTGTGGGTGAGAGAACCTGAAAATCTCATCAACGGCGTCGTGAGCGGACATCTGCCCGAGTACGGCGTGGGTTACTGGTACAACTTCCCCACGATCCACAAACTCGCAAGCGATTTCGGAATGAACGTTCTTCGAACGAACATCGAGTGGTCCCGCATTTTTCCCAATCCCACGTTCGACGTGAAAGTTGGAGTCGAACGGACCGAATCTGGGATCGTGTCGGTGCGGATCGACGAACGGGCCCTAAAGCAACTGGACGAGCTCGCCAGCAGAGAAGCGGTGGAGCATTACCGTGAGATCTTCTCGGACATGAGAAAGAGAGGTTTGAAAGTTTTCGTCAATCTCATCCATTTCACGTTGCCTGTCTGGTTGCACGATCCGATCGCCGTGCACAGAAGACAACCGACCGATAAACTCGGATGGGCGAGTGAAAACAGCATCATCGAATTTGCGAAATTCGCTGCGTACGTCGTCTGGAAGTTCGACGATCTCATCGACATGTACAGTACCTTCAACGAGCCGAACGTTGTGAGTCAGATGGGCTACGTAATGAGCGTGTCCGGTTTTCCGCCTGGAATCTTCGACACAGAAAAATTCTTCAGCAGCTTCGTGAACCAGATCGTCGCGCACGCGCGTGCCTACGATGCGATGAAGAAATTGACGAAAAAGCCGATTGGCCTGATCTACTCGGCATCGGTGTACGAATCGACGAACGGCGACGTCGAACTCGAAGAGAGCGTGACCCATTTCATGAACTTCTTCTTCCTCGACGCCCTGCACAGCGGGGCCATGTTCTTCCAGACGAGGGAAGATTTGGCGGGCAGACTCGATTTCATCGGACTGAACTATTACACGCGTACCGTGATCCAGAGATCGCCACAGGAACTGAGCTTCGGTCCTGTGAGTATGAATTGGTCCATCGTGCCGGGCTACGGTTACGCGTGCCAGCCAGCTGGTTTCTCGAAAGATGCGAGGCCCGTGAGTGACTTCGGCTGGGAAACTTATCCCGAAGGTCTGCTGAAACTCCTGCGTGCTTTCAACGAACGTTACGCGCTGCCCATCTATGTGACGGAGAACGGTCTGGCCGACGCGCGGGACTGGCTCAGGCCTTACCATCTTGTGGCACACATGCACGCCGTCGAGAAGGCGATCGAGGAGGGTGTGAACGTCAAAGGGTATCTGCACTGGTCGATAGTCGACAACTACGAATGGGCGAAGGGTTACCACATGAGGTTCGGCCTGGCCGAGACGAACTACCAGACGAAGGCGTACACCCCGAGGCCTTCGATGTACATCTTCAGAGAGATCGTGAAAGATCTGTCCACGGAGAAGTTCAGAAACTATCTGCAGTCACCGTACCAGATTTGGAAACAGGACGTTTGAAGCGATCGAAGAACAATCTCAACGAGTTCAGAGCGCACAGGACCATCACACCCGTGTCGGCGAAGACACCCTGCCACATCGTGGCTTTACCCGTCGCGGCCAGTAATATGAACAACACCTTCGTACCGATCGCAAAGACGATGTTCTGAACAACGATACTCCTCGTTTTCCTTGAGATCGAAAACAGCTGCCAGACCTGGATCGGCTCTGCGTTCATCAACACAACGTCGGCGATCTCCATCACGGCGTCGTTCCCGAGCGAGTTCATCGCTACACCGACATCGCTCCGTGAGAGTGCCGGCGCATCGTTGATGCCATCACCCACGAAGACCGTGGTACCGTCTTTCATGATCCTTTCCTCCAGGAGCGTCAGCTTGTCCTCTGGTTTCAGCTCTGCGAAGTATTCAACGTGTTTCAACTCCTCCGCCACGTCCCGCACCGCACCCTTTCTATCTCCACTCATGACGTACACCTTCAAACCTGCCTTCTTCAACTTACTGACCGCTTCCTGTGCTGTTTCTTTCAACCTCTCTTTGAAAACAAGCGTACCTGCGTATTTTCTGTCGATGCACAGATTGACCATTTTCGCGTCGCTTCTGCAAACGCTCTCAGGATGATCGATGTTTTCTTCATGCAGGAACCTGTCGTTGCCGAGGTGCACGAGCCTGTCCCTCACGATCGCTCTCACTCCGAGGCCCGGAAATTCCCTGGCTTCCTTTAAAAATTCCGCGCTCACCCTGAGCTCTCCAGAAAGCGCTCTCGAAAGTGGGTGGTTCGAACCTAAACCCGCATGCGCCGCGAAAAAGAGAACTTCGTCTTTCGAGAAACCGTTGTGAGGTTCAACGCGCACAAGCTTTGGGTCAGTCTCGGTGAGTGTTCCGGTTTTGTCGAAGACGACGTTCTTGGCGCTCGCGATCGTGTCAAAATACTGTGCACCTTTCACGAATATACCCCTTCTGGAAGCTTTAGCGAGTGCCGCCACGTAGGTCAGAGGTACGCTGAGCGCCAGGGCACACGGGCAGGAAATCACGAGCAGAACGAGAGATCTGTAAAGAGATTCGGAAAAGCTGAGTCGTGCGAAGAGAAAGAGTACCACCGTCAACGCGATCGCACTCACGACCACAGCTGGTGTGTAGTACCTCGCGAACTTCGTGACGAACCTCTCCGCCTTTGCTTTCCTTTCCTGAGCTTTCTGAACCAGTTCGGTAACCTTTGCCATCGATGATTCTGAGTACTCTTTCAAAATCTGAACCTTCACGGTGCCGCTCTCCACAATGGAGCCCGCAAAAACTTTTTCGCCTTCGAACACGGACTGTGGCAGGTGTTCCCCCGTCAGGTGTGACACGTTGATCTGGGCCGTTCCTTCCACCAGAACACCGTCGCTCGGCACCTTTTCACCGGGCCTCACCAAAACGATGTCTCCAGGCTTCAACTCTTCCACACGAACTTTCTTGATCGTACCCTGCTCGATCTTCCACGCGTACCTCGGTGATTCACTGAGCAGTCTTTTCATTTCCCTGTTCGACCGCTCGAACACGTAGTGTTCTATCAACTCGCCCATTCTGTAGAGCACCATCACCGTGGCTGCCTCCGGGAACTCCTTCAGAACGATGGCGCCCACGCTCGCAACACTCATCAGGCTGTTTTCGTCGAAGAACCTCGACTTTGAAAAATTCACCAGCGCCCTCTTCAGCACTTCCCAACCTGATAAAAGATAAGCCACCACAGCGAGCCACGGTGTCTTCGCGAACACGGAGACCAGAAGGATCACACCGGAGGCGATCAACAGCACCAGATCCCGAAAATGATGTTCCTCTTCTTCGTGGTGAACGTGACAGACGCTGCAGTTGTCCAACGTACACTCACTCCTTCGCGTGCTCGAGAGCGGAAGAGATGAGCTCGAGCACGTGTTTGTCTTTCAGTCTGTAAACAACCTGCTTTCCAACACGCTGTGCATCCACGAGGTTCGACAACTTTAAAACTCTCAGCTGGTGGGATATCGCGGAAGTGGAGAGTGAAAGTATGTTCGACAGGTCACAGGTGCACAGATCGGATTTGGAAAGCGCGAGGAGTATTTTCAAACGCGTTTCGTCGGCGCACGCACGGAGCAGTTTCACCATGTTCTCGACGATCTCTTTGGGCTCGAACTCACGCTTGATTTTCTCAACGAGTTCTCTGCGTTCGTGTTTCTCGCCACAGGTGTCCTTCACAAATCCACCTCACTTTTGAACAACTGTTCAATTGTTATTGTACCACAAAAACACGCAGCGTACCACTTCTGTGGGGAACTTCTTTCAGTGGACCAACCAGGTTCTCACGTGCTCTATCTTCGTCCTTTCGCTCAACGGCCTTTCCGCGAGATCCAGCTCGATGGTCTGGCGAACTGTTTTCATCGAGGGACGAGAACCGTCTGGGCAGAACAGTCTCAGGATCACGCCCGATTCAGCGGGCTTAAAGGTGGAAACAAAACCTTTCTCGATCTGGATAGCTATCTTCTCTGGAATTTTCTCGAACCTTCCCTGGACGGCGAACGGAACAATGGTACACTGTCTGGCAGCTTCGTAGATCCTGTCGATACCGTAATCATCGTGGAGCACGATCGAAAAGCTCACCCTGTGCTCGCCCAATCCTTGTGCGTTCGGTGTTTCGAAGGCGGGCCCCGCGTGACCGGGTCGTGTGATCAGATCGTTCCTCGAAAGCCAACCCACACTCCTGAGGATCGTCAAATGCAAGCCAGACTCGTCCACGAAGACTTCTCTGAGCCCCTTCGGGACGATGGTCAATCTGTACTCCGGCACGCTCACGAACCAGTAAGTGGGAAACTGGTTTTCAGGCAGTTCCGCCCAGGAAGAACAATCTTCCTCGAACCTTTCGATCTTCCTCTCAACCGGCCCGAAGTAACCGTCCGTGATCAATTTGGTCAGACCTTTCAGAGGGAACACGACGCTCAGCCTGTGGTCCTTCGCCGCGTTGGTGAAGTGAACGTCCACATCGACCCTCTTCTCGTCTCGGTAGAAGGTGTAGACGAACCTGAACGGTATCGTGACGGTCTCTTCAGATCTGCTCCTTCTATCTTCGGCGATCCTGGCAGGAACGTTCATCGAAAAGGTCGCTTCTATTTTTTTCACGAAGGCTGAATCGAGCAAGGTGCGAACCTTCGCGACACAGTTCCTCGAGTCGTACCTCTCCCGGCACACGTAGCTGTAATTGTATTCGTCTCCCACATCTTCAACGTCTTCAACATAGCACAAACCATCGAGCAGTTCTCCACCGTGCTCGACCTTCAGCGTGGCGTTCTCCAGCACCTCGAAGATGGGTGTGAAACTGC includes:
- a CDS encoding MFS transporter, with protein sequence MSMFFIVILIVLLNADQMVMSPNIGKIEEEFGVDDAQIGLVGAVFTVIGAVISLVWGYFADRYSRKRLLIYSILVGEIPCFMTAFSMNFGQFFFWRILTGIGVGASFPIVFSLIGDMFDEVNRAKVAALMGAAISVGNILGMIVGGFVGPTFGWRIPFVLVSLPNVVLAIVALFVLQEPARGAFEKGIGELVRAGYAYPKMPKLEDYAKLVRVKTNLLLFLQGIAGTIPWGAIPYFLVEFFRRERGLSVELATLVFIVFGVGNILGTIVGGWIGAMLYKRSKSTVPLFCSLTTAIGVWLTVLTFSYSNTTNSGLYVLMLLGLLASLTDSLTGPNVKMMLLNVNEPQDRGRIFSIFNLTDSLGTGIGRWIGGLLSVGLGSLGAAMKVSAYFWLICSFFLFLLVFKFAKDVESLESRMELLAQQMKG
- the bgaS gene encoding beta-galactosidase BgaS translates to MFPKDFLFGASMSGFQVEMGYAKGDTDANTDWFVWVREPENLINGVVSGHLPEYGVGYWYNFPTIHKLASDFGMNVLRTNIEWSRIFPNPTFDVKVGVERTESGIVSVRIDERALKQLDELASREAVEHYREIFSDMRKRGLKVFVNLIHFTLPVWLHDPIAVHRRQPTDKLGWASENSIIEFAKFAAYVVWKFDDLIDMYSTFNEPNVVSQMGYVMSVSGFPPGIFDTEKFFSSFVNQIVAHARAYDAMKKLTKKPIGLIYSASVYESTNGDVELEESVTHFMNFFFLDALHSGAMFFQTREDLAGRLDFIGLNYYTRTVIQRSPQELSFGPVSMNWSIVPGYGYACQPAGFSKDARPVSDFGWETYPEGLLKLLRAFNERYALPIYVTENGLADARDWLRPYHLVAHMHAVEKAIEEGVNVKGYLHWSIVDNYEWAKGYHMRFGLAETNYQTKAYTPRPSMYIFREIVKDLSTEKFRNYLQSPYQIWKQDV
- a CDS encoding heavy metal translocating P-type ATPase produces the protein MDNCSVCHVHHEEEEHHFRDLVLLIASGVILLVSVFAKTPWLAVVAYLLSGWEVLKRALVNFSKSRFFDENSLMSVASVGAIVLKEFPEAATVMVLYRMGELIEHYVFERSNREMKRLLSESPRYAWKIEQGTIKKVRVEELKPGDIVLVRPGEKVPSDGVLVEGTAQINVSHLTGEHLPQSVFEGEKVFAGSIVESGTVKVQILKEYSESSMAKVTELVQKAQERKAKAERFVTKFARYYTPAVVVSAIALTVVLFLFARLSFSESLYRSLVLLVISCPCALALSVPLTYVAALAKASRRGIFVKGAQYFDTIASAKNVVFDKTGTLTETDPKLVRVEPHNGFSKDEVLFFAAHAGLGSNHPLSRALSGELRVSAEFLKEAREFPGLGVRAIVRDRLVHLGNDRFLHEENIDHPESVCRSDAKMVNLCIDRKYAGTLVFKERLKETAQEAVSKLKKAGLKVYVMSGDRKGAVRDVAEELKHVEYFAELKPEDKLTLLEERIMKDGTTVFVGDGINDAPALSRSDVGVAMNSLGNDAVMEIADVVLMNAEPIQVWQLFSISRKTRSIVVQNIVFAIGTKVLFILLAATGKATMWQGVFADTGVMVLCALNSLRLFFDRFKRPVSKSGTVTADSF
- a CDS encoding ArsR/SmtB family transcription factor, producing the protein MKDTCGEKHERRELVEKIKREFEPKEIVENMVKLLRACADETRLKILLALSKSDLCTCDLSNILSLSTSAISHQLRVLKLSNLVDAQRVGKQVVYRLKDKHVLELISSALEHAKE